One genomic region from Chelonia mydas isolate rCheMyd1 chromosome 25, rCheMyd1.pri.v2, whole genome shotgun sequence encodes:
- the LOC102947722 gene encoding voltage-dependent calcium channel beta subunit-associated regulatory protein, which produces MSNDLTAWDNTTESTTTVPGEVNTQDGYVLLLVLLSIFIGGTLVLLSGILIICRRCCETDRRHSRASDDPEKTNTTYLDDSQPPQEITIKVDDPDCLSASSYRDVETERFLSSSSSTGRRVSFNEAALFEQSKKTQEKGRRYTLTEGDFHHLKNARLTHLHVPPPALRIITIHECESTENSLAMSPRLPPAKPSLAIFQPPGDTLPQTALTAHAMCPSSALPGDTYNSTVDTSFAEASPSISSSSGESPSCEGAARSGTGTGPGEPPPPPAQGTVLQFFTRLRRHASLEGTSPYFRIKKWKIESNQRASSLETRGSPKRRQFQRQRAASESMEQEDRDAHQTGIIQYIARTDDIAFRPLAGPFLPSPSSPPPSLGRLEPAEAGGGSVPKAPSTEQQTIYHDIWSLRASLEQCASSEQSNDRDSVRSDGGDSVCSAGGGIPSFPSSLEEAEGLDEWPWARPRQESAEAEPGTRKLLQMDSGYASIEAPSRAGEDGHPKGQTASEKRICFTSAGRKGTIFESFEGHEPEEEEEEEGAVGGPLPHSPLARSPYGQIFLARDAPPRRDYSIDEKTDALFNAFVRHDPRFDDSPLRAKHRSRAHLRKQWQRSKQYSDPGVRYPPALERHRTPLRRGDSLSYPPDSRYHGPLPRIVSTEAAGEAGDGSAVPDADAKIQVIEEEPCELAGDLKLASDPYDEGCPGNGQGPNCGPPPLGAELMDKIMGGLEDRLYGHLRKSRESPECLVAVASPDHSPV; this is translated from the exons AGCCAGTGATGACCCTGAGAAAACCAACACCACGTACCTGGATGACTCTCAGCCTCCGCAAG AGATCACCATCAAGGTGGACGACCCCGACTGCCTGTCGGCCTCCAGCTACCGGGATGTGGAGACGGAGCGTTTCCTCTCGTCCAGCTCCTCCACCGGGCGCCGGGTCTCCTTCAACGAGGCCGCGCTCTTCGAGCAGAGCAAGAAGAcccaggagaaggggaggag GTACACGCTGACCGAGGGGGATTTCCACCATCTCAAGAACGCCCGGCTGACCCACCTCCACGTCCCGCCGCCCGCCCTGAGGATCATCACCATCCACGAGTGCGAGTCGACCGAGAACAGCCTGGCCATGTCGCCCCGCCTGCCCCCGGCCAAGCCCAGCCTCGCCATCTTCCAG CCCCCGGGGGACACTCTGCCCCAGACCGCCCTGACCGCCCACGCCATGTGCCCCAGTTCCGCCCTGCCTGGCGACACCTACAACTCCACCGTGGACACCAGCTTCGCCGAAGCCAGcccatccatctcctcctcctctggggagAGCCCTTCG TGTGAAGGGGCCGCCAGGAGTGGGACAGGCACCGGACCCGGGGAGCCCCcgccaccccctgcccagggcaccgTGCTGCAGTTCTTCACCCGCCTGCGGCGCCACGCCAGCCTCGAGGGCACCAGCCCCTATTTCAGGatcaagaagtggaagattgagaGCAACCAGCGGGCATCCAGCCTGGAAACCAGAG GCTCACCCAAGCGGCGTCAGTTCCAGAGGCAGCGGGCGGCGAGCGAGAGCATGGAGCAGGAGGACAGAGACGCCCATCAGACGGGCATCATCCAGTACATTGCCCGGACAGACGACATAGCCTTCCGCCCCCTGGCTGGGCCCTTCCTGccatccccctccagccccccaccctctctcGGCAG GTTAGAGCCAGCAGAGGCGGGCGGGGGCAGCGTCCCCAAGGCGCCCAGCACGGAGCAGCAGACCATCTACCACGACATCTGGAGCCTGCGGGCCTCCCTGGAGCAGTGCGCCTCGTCCGAGCAGAGCAACGACCGGGACTCCGTGCGCAGCGACGGGGGCGACAGCGTCTGCTCGGCCGGGGGTGGCATCCCCAGCTTCCCCTCTTCCCTGGAGGAAGCCGAGGGCCTGGACGAGTGGCCGTGGGCCCGGCCCAGGCAGGAGAGCGCGGAAGCAGAGCCGGGCACACGCAAGCTGCTGCAGATGGACAGTGGCTACGCCTCCATTGAGGCGCCGAGCCGGGCGGGTGAGGACGGGCATCCCAAGGGCCAGACGGCCTCGGAGAAGCGCATCTGTTTCACCAGCGCTGGACGCAAGGGCACCATCTTCGAGAGCTTCGAGGGGCACGAGcccgaggaagaggaggaggaagagggggcggtgggggggccgctgccccacagccccctggccCGGTCCCCCTATGGGCAGATCTTCCTAGCCCGGGATGCGCCGCCCCGGCGGGACTACAGCATCGACGAGAAGACAGACGCCCTCTTCAACGCCTTCGTCCGTCACGACCCGCGGTTCGACGACTCGCCCCTGCGTGCCAAGCACCGCTCCCGCGCCCACCTGCGCAAGCAATGGCAACGCTCCAAGCAGTACAGCGACCCTGGCGTGCGCTACCCCCCTGCCCTGGAGCGCCACCGGACCCCGCTGCGCCGGGGAGACAGCCTCAGCTACCCTCCGGACAGCCGCTACCACGGCCCCCTGCCCCGCATCGTCAGCACCGAGGCGGCGGGCGAGGCCGGGGACGGCTCTGCCGTGCCCGACGCCGACGCCAAGATCCAGGTGATCGAGGAGGAGCCGTGCGAACTGGCTGGCGACCTCAAGCTGGCTTCCGATCCCTACGACGAAGGCTGCCCTGGCAATGGCCAGGGCCCAAACTGTGGCCCCCCACCCCTAGGGGCTGAGCTGATGGACAAGATCATGGGGGGGCTCGAGGACAGGCTGTACGGGCACTTGAGAAAATCGAGAGAGAGTCCGGAGTGTCTGGTGGCCGTGGCCTCTCCCGACCACAGCCCCGTCTAG